The Thiorhodovibrio frisius genome segment CTGGGCCTGGCGCGCTTTGGTCGCCTTGGCGCGAAAGCGGTCGACAAAGCTGCGCGCATGGGCGATTTCGCGTTGCTGTTTTGCGTGTGCCGCCTGCTGCTGCGCCAGTCGCTCGCCGCGCTGGCGCTCGTAGGCGGAATAGCCGCCGTTGACCAGACCCAGGCGGCCTTGCTCGAAGTAGCAGACCTGGGTGGCAATGGCGTCGAGAAAATCCCGATCATGCGAAATCAGCAGCAGGGTGCCGGGGTAATCTTTAAGCCAGCTCTCGAGCCAGATCACGGCGTCGAGGTCGAGATGATTGGTGGGTTCGTCCAGCAGTAGCAGATCGGAGCGGCACATCAGTGCCTGTGCCAGGGCCAGGCGCATGCGCCAGCCGCCGGAGAAGCTGTCGATCGGGCGTTGCTCGCTACCTGGCGCGAATCCGAGCCCCTGCAGTAGTCGTGCAGCCCGGCTTTCGGCGCGGTAGCCGTCAATGGCCTCGAAGGCATCGTGCAGTCCGGCCAGGTGCAGGCCCTGGTCGGCCTCGTGGGCCGCTGCATCCATCTCGCGTTGCAGGCGGCGCCAGGGTGCATCGCCGTCGAGCACAAAGTCCAGGGCGCTTTGCTGGCCCGCCGGGGTTTGCTGTGCGACCGCCGCCAGTTGCCAGTTAGGGGGCAGACTGAACTCGCCATGATCAGGTGTCAGCTCGCCGCGCAACAATGCAAAGAGGCTGGATTTGCCGCAGCCGTTGGGTCCTACCACGCCAAGGCGTTGGCCTGGGTGAATGCGCAGATCGGCCTGCTCAAACAGCACTCTGGGACCGCGTCTGAGACTGAGCGCGCGCAGTTCGATCATGCCCGTGACGCCCTGTTGGTTTTCGGGCTTGATTGCCTGTTTGATCTTTGGCCCGCTGTTTGGTCAGCCGCGTCCCCGCGATCAAGGCGGCGGTAGCCGATGGCTTCGCTCAGATGCGCTGGAGTGATGGCCGGACTGTCGTCGAGATCGGCGATGGTGCGCGCGAGCTTCAAGATTCGATGATAGGCGCGCGCCGAGAGCCCCAGGCGCTGCATGGCGGTGCTGATCAGGGCGCGGCTGGTGTCATCGAGCTGACAATGTTGTTCGATGCCAGCGGGTTGTAGCTGGCTGTTGGGGCCGCCGCCGCGCGTCTCGGCGCGGGCGCGTGCAGCGCACACCCGCTCGCGCACCGCCGCGCTGGATTCAGTAGGGGGCCGCGGGCCGGCCAACTCGGTGGGGCTGAGCCTGGGGACTTCTAACTGCATATCGATGCGATCAAGCAGGGGGCCGGAAATACGGGCACGATAGCGCGCGACTTGCTCGGCAGTGCAATGACAGCGCCCGCTCGGGTCACCAAGGTAACCGCAGGGGCAGGGATTCATCGCGGCCAAGAGCTGAAAACGCGCTGGGAATTCGGCCTGACGCGCGGCACGCGAAATGTGAATGCGCCCGGATTCGAGCGGCTCGCGCAGTACCTCCAGCACCCGGCGATCGAATTCTGGCAGCTCATCAAGGAAGAGCACTCCATGATGTGCAAGCGAAATCTCACCTGGTCGTGGATGACTGCCACCCCCGACCAGGGCTGGTCCGGAGGCGGTGTGATGGGGTGCGCGAAAGGGCCGTTCGCGCCAGCGGCTGCGATCCAGCTGTTCTCGCCCCACCACAGAGCGCACGGCCGCTGCCTCCAGGGCTTCTTCTTCGGTTAGCGGCGGCAGAATGCCGGGCAGGCGGCTCGCGAGCATGGATTTGCCGGTGCCGGGCGGGCCGACGAACAGCAGGCTATGAGCACCGGCGGCGGCGATTTCCAGTGCCCGCTTAGCCTGGGGCTGGCCGCGAACCTCGGCCAGGTCGGACAGTGGTGCGCTGTCGGCTTCGGCGGCGGGTTGGGTTTGGTGAGGCGCCAGCGGCTCGATCTGATTCAGATGCTGACAGACATCGAGCAGGTGGCGCGCGGGCAGGATGCGCAGATCGCGCACCAGGCTGGCCTCATCGGCGTTTTCGACCGGTAGCACCAGCGCGCGTCCGGCAGCGCGCGCTGCCAGTGCCGAGGGCAGCACGCCCGAAACTGGCCGCAGGGCGCCGGAAAGGGCCAGTTCGCCCAGAAACTCATGCTCGGCGATGGCCTCGGGCTGCAATTGCCCGGAAGCACCAAGAATGCCAAGCGCGATGGGCAGATCGAAGCGGCCACCATCCTTGGGTAAATCCGCCGGTGCGAGATTGATGGTCACGCGCCCGTCCGGAAATTGAAAACTGCCGCTGCGCAGCGCGCCGCGCACCCGGTCCTTGCTCTCGCGCACGGCCATTTCGGGTAATCCAACGATGGACAGGCCGGGCAGGCCGCCAGCGGTCTGCACCTCGACAATCACCTCAAGCGCCTGAATGCCATAGGGGGCACGGCTATGGAGAATGCTGAGGCCCACGCGCCGCTCGCTTGCTGGTTAGGGGCGGTGTGCTGGCCATCGGGCTCGGATGGCTCAGACCTTGCCGGCGCGTGCCGATTGCTCAAGCTCGGCAATGCGTGCCTCCAGTGCTTCCAGCTTAGCGCGGGAGCGCGCCAGCACAGCGGCCTGAATGTCGAATTCCTCGCGGGTGACCAAGTCGAGCCGGTTCAGTCCAGCCTCGAGCGTTGCGCGCAT includes the following:
- a CDS encoding YifB family Mg chelatase-like AAA ATPase; protein product: MGLSILHSRAPYGIQALEVIVEVQTAGGLPGLSIVGLPEMAVRESKDRVRGALRSGSFQFPDGRVTINLAPADLPKDGGRFDLPIALGILGASGQLQPEAIAEHEFLGELALSGALRPVSGVLPSALAARAAGRALVLPVENADEASLVRDLRILPARHLLDVCQHLNQIEPLAPHQTQPAAEADSAPLSDLAEVRGQPQAKRALEIAAAGAHSLLFVGPPGTGKSMLASRLPGILPPLTEEEALEAAAVRSVVGREQLDRSRWRERPFRAPHHTASGPALVGGGSHPRPGEISLAHHGVLFLDELPEFDRRVLEVLREPLESGRIHISRAARQAEFPARFQLLAAMNPCPCGYLGDPSGRCHCTAEQVARYRARISGPLLDRIDMQLEVPRLSPTELAGPRPPTESSAAVRERVCAARARAETRGGGPNSQLQPAGIEQHCQLDDTSRALISTAMQRLGLSARAYHRILKLARTIADLDDSPAITPAHLSEAIGYRRLDRGDAADQTAGQRSNRQSSPKTNRASRA
- the ubiK gene encoding ubiquinone biosynthesis accessory factor UbiK, giving the protein MLDPKQLDELARRLSAAMPKGMQVLQEDLQRSMRATLEAGLNRLDLVTREEFDIQAAVLARSRAKLEALEARIAELEQSARAGKV